From Qipengyuania psychrotolerans:
ACAATTGCAACGAGCATCGACAAACTGCGCAGGACCATCGGCGGACTTCCTTGTGAGTTGGTGTGCCTTCTGCCATCGCAGCCGCGTGACCACTTCTCAAGATGCGATTTGCGCCCGTGACCTGCGCCTCACCCTCGGATCCACCGAAGCACCCGTAGAAATTCTCAAGGGGCTGGACCTGACCATCGCTCGCGGCGAGACTGTCGCGCTGCTTGGACCCTCGGGTTCGGGGAAGAGCTCGCTCATGGCAGTGCTGTCCGGTCTCGAACGCGCAACCAGTGGAACCTTAAGTGTCGCAGGCGAGGATTTCGCCGCATTGGATGAAGATTCACTGGCCCGTGCGCGGCGCGGTCGGATCGGCATCGTGCTTCAGGCCTTTCACCTTTTGCCGACGATGACCGCGCTTGAAAACGTGGCGACACCCATGGAACTGGCTGGGGCGACAGACGCGCAGCCGCGCGCACGCGCCGAACTGGAGGCGGTCGGACTGGGTCACCGTCTCGATCACTATCCGCAGCAGCTTTCTGGCGGTGAACAACAGCGTGTCGCAATCGCGCGCGCCATCGCTCCGCGCCCCGACCTGATTTTCGCAGACGAACCGACGGGTAATCTTGATGCCGCTACCGGACACGAGATTGTGGAATTACTGTTCGAAAGGCGCGCGGAGACGGGCGCAACCTTGCTTGTCATCACTCACGATCCAGAACTTGCCAACCATTGCGAACGTGTCCTGACGTTGGGTGATGGCCAGATCGCGAGCGATACGAAAGCATGACTTGGGGCATGGCATGGCGGATCGCCCGGCGCGATCTGAATGCGCGCTTCAAGGGGCTGCGACTGCTGCTGGTATGCATTTTCCTGGGCACCGCAGCGCTGGCCGCAATCGGCACCTTGACGGCAGCGATCGAGCGCGAACTTGCCACGAATGGCCAGCAATTCCTCGGCGGCGATCTCCAGATCGAACTGTGGCAGCGCTCTCTGAACGATGACGAGCGTGCCGCGCTGGAAGAATTGGGGACAGTGTCCTCAGGCACCCGCTTGCAAGCCATGGCGCGCAAGGATGACATAGCCGCACCGGTTGAACTGAAGGCCGTAGACCAGCGATACCCGCTGTATGGGG
This genomic window contains:
- a CDS encoding ABC transporter ATP-binding protein, whose amino-acid sequence is MTTSQDAICARDLRLTLGSTEAPVEILKGLDLTIARGETVALLGPSGSGKSSLMAVLSGLERATSGTLSVAGEDFAALDEDSLARARRGRIGIVLQAFHLLPTMTALENVATPMELAGATDAQPRARAELEAVGLGHRLDHYPQQLSGGEQQRVAIARAIAPRPDLIFADEPTGNLDAATGHEIVELLFERRAETGATLLVITHDPELANHCERVLTLGDGQIASDTKA